A section of the Macadamia integrifolia cultivar HAES 741 chromosome 9, SCU_Mint_v3, whole genome shotgun sequence genome encodes:
- the LOC122089113 gene encoding salutaridine reductase-like: protein MTGTNTNSASKRLAVVTGANKGIGLEICRQLASNGVAVVLTARDENRGVEAVEKLKGSGLSDVVFHQLEVTDPASIASLALFIKTQFGKLDILVNNAGVNGAIFDDAGLAAIMAVGDSQEVRAAKFKQLARQTCETGLECLQVNYYGTKKVTEALLPLLQLSDSPRIVNVSSSQGKLQRISHTWVKEVLSDIDGLTEERVDEALTKYLKDFREGLIDTQGWPAYSISKAALNTYTRILSKKLPKFRINCVGPGFVKTDLNCNTGEFTVEEGAAGPVKLALLTDDGPSGLFFYQKEVSSF, encoded by the exons ATGACAGGCACCAACACAAACTCTGCATCAAAGAG ATTGGCAGTTGTTACGGGGGCCAATAAGGGGATTGGATTGGAGATATGTCGCCAGTTAGCCTCCAACGGTGTAGCAGTGGTTTTGACAGCCAGAGATGAGAACAGAGGTGTTGAAGCTGTTGAGAAGCTCAAAGGGTCTGGACTATCTGATGTGGTTTTTCATCAACTGGAAGTGACGGACCCTGCTAGTATCGCTTCCCTTGCTCTCTTCATCAAAACCCAGTTTGGAAAGCTTGATATCTTG GTGAACAACGCAGGTGTCAATGGAGCCATATTTGATGATGCTGGTCTCGCAGCAATAATGGCAGTGGGTGATTCT CAAGAAGTTAGGGCAGCTAAATTTAAGCAACTGGCAAGGCAAACTTGTGAGACGGGCCTGGAATGTCTACAAGTGAACTACTATGGCACCAAAAAAGTGACTGAagcacttcttcctctccttcagtTATCGGATTCGCCAAGAATTGTGaatgtttcttcttctcaagGGAAGCTACAG AGAATCTCACACACCTGGGTTAAAGAAGTGCTAAGTGATATAGATGGTCTCACAGAAGAGAGAGTGGATGAGGCACTGACCAAGTATCTAAAGGATTTCAGGGAGGGTTTAATAGATACTCAAGGCTGGCCTGCCTATAGTATATCCAAAGCAGCTTTGAATACCTACACAAGGATTCTATCAAAAAAGTTGCCCAAATTCCGGATAAATTGTGTTGGCCCGGGTTTTGTTAAGACTGACCTTAACTGCAACACAGGAGAATTTACTGTTGAAGAAGGTGCAGCAGGTCCTGTAAAGTTGGCTTTGTTGACTGATGATGGCCCTTCTGGGCTATTCTTTTATCAGAAGGAAGTGTCTTCTTTCTGA